The following proteins are co-located in the Pedobacter sp. FW305-3-2-15-E-R2A2 genome:
- a CDS encoding DUF1573 domain-containing protein: MKKLLLLFTLILGVSVATNAQTKPAEFKFDKELHDFGKIPLNKAATVEFKFTNVGDQPLILTKVETTCGCTVPEYTQTPVKKGESGVIKVTYNPTGAAMPFSKSITITSNAKTTTKVLYIKGETVAASTK; encoded by the coding sequence ATGAAAAAGTTATTACTATTATTTACATTAATTTTAGGAGTAAGTGTTGCAACTAACGCTCAAACAAAACCTGCAGAGTTCAAATTTGATAAAGAGCTTCACGATTTTGGTAAAATCCCATTGAATAAGGCTGCAACGGTTGAATTTAAGTTCACCAATGTTGGAGATCAACCATTAATTCTTACTAAAGTAGAAACGACTTGTGGATGTACTGTACCTGAATATACACAAACTCCGGTTAAAAAAGGAGAATCAGGCGTGATCAAAGTTACTTATAACCCAACTGGTGCTGCAATGCCATTCAGCAAAAGCATTACCATCACTTCTAATGCAAAAACAACCACTAAAGTGTTGTACATTAAAGGAGAAACTGTAGCTGCCAGTACCAAGTAA
- a CDS encoding pyridoxal phosphate-dependent aminotransferase, with protein sequence MPNISEKGLQMPASPIRKLTPYADQAKKDGKKVYHLNIGQPDIATPEGMLNAIKNIDFNVWAYTPSEGTLSYRTKLAEYYNKLGYNITPEDILVTVGGSEAITIAMQTCVNEGDEIIIPEPFYANYNGFACMSNVVVKPILSFIENGFALPAIAEFEKLITARTKAIIICNPNNPTGYLYSKEELEALKELCLKYDLFLFSDEAYREFCYDGKEFISPMHLNGIDENVVIMDTVSKRYSACGARLGCLITKNKEVIKSGLKFAQARLSPGMVEQIAGTAAVDTPDSYFEAVNKEYTLRRDTIVKRLNAIEGVFCPNPGGAFYVVAKLPIDDADVFCQWMLESFEHEGQTVMMAPATGFYSTAGSGKNEVRMAYVLNTEDLNKSMDCLEIALNQYPGRTIA encoded by the coding sequence ATGCCTAACATTTCAGAAAAAGGGTTACAAATGCCCGCCTCGCCGATTAGAAAACTTACTCCTTACGCCGATCAGGCGAAAAAGGATGGTAAAAAGGTTTATCATTTGAATATTGGTCAGCCCGATATTGCTACACCAGAAGGCATGTTGAATGCCATCAAAAACATCGATTTTAATGTTTGGGCATATACCCCGTCTGAAGGTACTTTATCTTATAGAACCAAATTAGCCGAATATTACAATAAACTGGGTTATAACATTACCCCTGAAGATATTTTAGTGACTGTTGGTGGGTCTGAAGCGATCACCATCGCCATGCAAACCTGCGTAAATGAAGGTGATGAAATCATCATTCCTGAGCCGTTCTATGCAAATTACAATGGTTTTGCCTGTATGAGTAATGTAGTGGTTAAACCGATCTTATCTTTTATTGAGAATGGTTTTGCACTTCCTGCTATTGCGGAGTTTGAAAAACTGATCACAGCGCGTACCAAAGCAATCATTATTTGTAACCCAAATAACCCTACCGGTTATCTATATTCTAAAGAAGAACTGGAAGCATTGAAAGAATTGTGTCTTAAATATGACTTGTTCCTGTTCTCTGATGAGGCTTACCGTGAATTCTGCTATGATGGAAAAGAATTCATCTCGCCAATGCACCTGAACGGAATTGATGAAAATGTAGTCATCATGGATACGGTTTCTAAAAGATACAGTGCATGTGGTGCAAGATTGGGTTGCCTGATCACGAAAAACAAGGAAGTCATCAAATCAGGATTAAAGTTTGCTCAGGCAAGACTAAGCCCTGGTATGGTAGAACAAATTGCAGGTACCGCAGCTGTAGATACTCCCGATAGTTACTTTGAAGCGGTAAACAAGGAATATACCCTTCGCAGAGATACGATCGTTAAAAGATTAAATGCAATTGAAGGTGTTTTCTGTCCGAATCCGGGTGGTGCATTTTATGTAGTGGCTAAACTTCCGATTGATGATGCTGATGTATTTTGTCAGTGGATGCTGGAAAGCTTTGAGCATGAGGGACAAACGGTAATGATGGCTCCTGCTACAGGCTTCTATTCTACCGCCGGTTCAGGAAAAAATGAAGTAAGAATGGCTTATGTATTGAATACTGAAGACCTGAATAAGTCGATGGATTGTCTGGAAATCGCATTAAATCAATATCCAGGTAGAACAATCGCATAA